taaaataatgaaacaggGGCTAAAagatataagattatttaaaaaaatacatttaattaaaataaaaatggatttCGTTAAACTTActtttcctttttttctaTCATTACTAACAATTCTATGCACCATTATTGACAAGCCGGCACCCCTTCTTGTTACAGAGGACATTTTCGCTGTTTCATATAAtagttcatttaattttttctttaatagaataaatggTAATTGTGAAACCTCTGGGCTCAACTTTGTAGATGTTAAGTAATTGATTCCTTGACCTGCAAAGACATTTATtatcatgaaaatttatttatatatataaatacaatatattcaataaatattaacctaAGGCAGCCCCAGCCGCTTCTATGGCACCTTTATGTCTTGATGTTTCTAGAACATGCATAATTATGTGCAAACATTTTTCACAAACTTCTACATATTCTTTGCAATACAGTATGAGCAAAGATGCTAAGTCACAAGCTGCCTgaaacaaaatcaatatatttttttcatttcaaccaTCTACCCTAAATTTATTGTGGAATTTACCTTAACATTTAGCCACAGACAATTCAGAACGATCTGATGAAAACCTGAAATCTTTGTCTGGTCTTGATTATTCTCTTCAGCATAttcagaattatttataagagtcTGTACCATATCACTCATTTTCGAAAAATCCGAACTTGTCAAAGTGTCTTCTTCCCAAGCAAACTGAttagatattatttctaaaacgtCTACTAGTTTAATAATACCCTCATAATCGATGGGAATTTTGAAGCCCGTTTTAAGGGATGCGTCGAAAATCACAAACAATATTCCTAAATATGCATGCAATTGTCTCCCTTCTATTATTGATTTCACAATGTTTTCTTTGCTATAACTGCCACAATCAATCTCTTTATAGGCAAACTGAAAGACATCTATGATTGTCTTGAAATTAACTtccttgtttataaatttatttgtttcaatcaGGACATTAacaattagtttaaatatattgtgaccactacatatttcatagaaaaatttacTCTTAACACATGTCAAGCCCTCTTCCACTaaacatatgaataaattagaattattgaaatcattcagatagtaattacataataactgAAGTACATTTTCATGTACATCATTTGCTGGATCTTTCAGCAGACTCATTAACTTTAGTATAAAATCAGCATTATCAAATTCCCAACAAttgttttcctttaaaaatgttaaaagtgtTGGTTTTGAAGAGcaattttgtttcttattctTTTTCTTAGATTTGCCTGATAAGCTATTAAATatcgtatataaaactttaatagtaGTTATTTTCCTTTGATAATTTCCATACAAACTTAATGattctataataaaagattgtaaacttttaaaaaaacatttcaaaggGGAGAGTCCTTCATCATTGACAATGTTCATGAAGTTTGTGTGCAATTGAGTTAAAAAACTGTCCAAACTATTTATCATACACAACCTTAGTACAGTGCAGTCAGAATTAATGTTATCTCTCAAATAATTGAGAATTTGTTCATATTCTATTTGTGTCGGTAAACATTTTTGATGAGAGACACATGTAATTTCAAAAGCTGTCATTCTTATAAACGCATTACAGTGGTCTATGCTAGTAAGCACAAGTTGTTCATTACTGTTATGGGATGCTGTTGTCCACTTTCTTTCAATTAAAGCAAGTTTGTTGGCTTGTTTAAGAACACATAAAATGCTGTATAGCTTTAATTCTGAATAGCTGGCTAGTTTCAAATGTTGAACTAAATCTTTGGCTAATGTAGGAAACTTCTTGAAAGTGTTCAAACACCagtaattcttaaaattctcTATAGCTTGAAAAGAGGCTCCTGTAAGAAGTTCGATTACAGGTTCCAGGAACAATGTTGTCCAACAATTTTCTGAATTAAGCTTCTCCAAAATAGCATAATACATATCAGCGCCAGCGGATACCAAGCCAGGCTTGTATAAACTATTCAATAGTCCTCCAAGCCACATATTTTTCAACACATAGTCCACAATATTCCCACTGTACTTAAGAATCACTTCGGTCAGcatcaaatattttgctttgttccaataaaatttattaatttctcttaTTATTTGTGTCAACACATCGTCATTGATAACTTGAAGTAATGTTTGGAATAGAATTCTATTTAAG
The window above is part of the Danaus plexippus chromosome 7, MEX_DaPlex, whole genome shotgun sequence genome. Proteins encoded here:
- the LOC116770886 gene encoding uncharacterized protein LOC116770886, whose amino-acid sequence is MEALQTVIQRLSVPSSNINVEIIQEVLIATKKASIQNEEYEEFNIILEMLWDHLKTGLEEFDDQLLCSTCFYNVLNKSTKQEFYLNQILIIINDELEINEKNHDNISLATTLCYGLFQSSYLANDLKNTAVLENTMKSIFKLLVRMSYEYTQYTFIAFKTMSSFKKVIGTSLEMTIFSNENKIKMLHVINNNWENPITGIRNLNRILFQTLLQVINDDVLTQIIREINKFYWNKAKYLMLTEVILKYSGNIVDYVLKNMWLGGLLNSLYKPGLVSAGADMYYAILEKLNSENCWTTLFLEPVIELLTGASFQAIENFKNYWCLNTFKKFPTLAKDLVQHLKLASYSELKLYSILCVLKQANKLALIERKWTTASHNSNEQLVLTSIDHCNAFIRMTAFEITCVSHQKCLPTQIEYEQILNYLRDNINSDCTVLRLCMINSLDSFLTQLHTNFMNIVNDEGLSPLKCFFKSLQSFIIESLSLYGNYQRKITTIKVLYTIFNSLSGKSKKKNKKQNCSSKPTLLTFLKENNCWEFDNADFILKLMSLLKDPANDVHENVLQLLCNYYLNDFNNSNLFICLVEEGLTCVKSKFFYEICSGHNIFKLIVNVLIETNKFINKEVNFKTIIDVFQFAYKEIDCGSYSKENIVKSIIEGRQLHAYLGILFVIFDASLKTGFKIPIDYEGIIKLVDVLEIISNQFAWEEDTLTSSDFSKMSDMVQTLINNSEYAEENNQDQTKISGFHQIVLNCLWLNVKAACDLASLLILYCKEYVEVCEKCLHIIMHVLETSRHKGAIEAAGAALGQGINYLTSTKLSPEVSQLPFILLKKKLNELLYETAKMSSVTRRGAGLSIMVHRIVSNDRKKGKPLFHYFMVELLTTCKSLDKNCEVEKSDKDLPKAIYIHFLTRIVTDSSLASDIMYYSADLAELAFDNLTNSNWQIRYIGISSNLSNL